The Mycolicibacterium boenickei genome has a segment encoding these proteins:
- a CDS encoding ketosteroid isomerase-related protein, with amino-acid sequence MSLDTSQARQHAQRWVDALTSDTASAVALYADDLVYDDHGDSDHMIDTAITKAELEPRLAPFANTDLDNGIGVHAFTATEAFQLAGVDGQPAVVILWNWAGEGLSAFRGVPTEGKTLSTRGITWHQLDAQGKIARETTYWNDTPVLQELGLPIVTPEYWVEGFDPASLTG; translated from the coding sequence ATGAGCCTGGATACTTCCCAAGCAAGACAGCACGCCCAACGCTGGGTCGATGCGCTGACTAGCGACACCGCTTCAGCGGTCGCGCTCTACGCCGACGACCTGGTCTACGACGACCACGGCGACTCCGATCACATGATCGACACCGCCATCACCAAAGCCGAGCTCGAACCGCGGCTTGCGCCTTTCGCCAACACAGACCTCGACAACGGGATCGGTGTGCACGCCTTCACTGCCACCGAGGCGTTCCAGCTCGCCGGCGTGGATGGACAACCCGCAGTGGTCATCTTGTGGAATTGGGCCGGTGAGGGCCTGAGCGCGTTCCGCGGCGTTCCCACCGAGGGCAAAACCCTCAGCACTCGGGGCATCACCTGGCATCAGCTGGATGCCCAGGGCAAGATCGCCCGCGAAACCACCTACTGGAATGACACCCCGGTACTGCAGGAACTCGGCCTGCCGATCGTCACACCGGAGTACTGGGTCGAGGGCTTCGACCCCGCTTCGCTGACGGGATAG
- a CDS encoding NAD(P)-dependent oxidoreductase — MRIAPRAGVIGLGMIGGGVAVSLARSGRIPVVYDIRPDAADGLLGVPPVAASPADVARDSDVVLVAVVDAAQARTVLCADDGVLAGAHPGLVVVLLSTVAVPVVHELARACSAKGVELLDCGVTPGDQAANNGLVAILGGNDDAVRAAMPVLVDFAKEVVHCGPLGAGMATKIARNVITYGTWRAVHEAAGLVHAAGVAPERLIEVVQAADPDGATLFSWLRNQIAAQPDTRALVPQVRRLMDKDLAAAQELAADCGVAVPLVDATRGNGAETLDIPMRSTDE, encoded by the coding sequence GTGCGCATCGCACCGCGGGCCGGCGTCATCGGCCTTGGCATGATCGGTGGCGGTGTCGCTGTCAGCCTGGCCCGCAGCGGACGCATCCCGGTCGTCTACGACATCCGCCCCGACGCTGCCGACGGCCTGCTGGGAGTACCACCCGTGGCGGCCTCGCCCGCCGACGTGGCTCGCGACAGCGATGTCGTGCTGGTTGCAGTGGTCGATGCCGCCCAGGCCAGGACCGTGCTGTGTGCCGATGACGGTGTGCTCGCCGGCGCTCACCCCGGCCTCGTCGTGGTGCTGCTGAGCACCGTTGCCGTCCCGGTCGTGCACGAGCTCGCCCGGGCGTGCTCGGCCAAAGGTGTCGAATTGCTGGACTGCGGAGTCACTCCGGGCGATCAGGCAGCCAACAACGGCCTGGTTGCCATCCTCGGCGGCAACGACGACGCCGTCCGCGCGGCGATGCCCGTTCTGGTCGACTTCGCCAAGGAGGTGGTGCACTGCGGGCCCCTCGGTGCCGGCATGGCCACCAAGATCGCCCGCAACGTCATCACCTACGGCACCTGGCGCGCAGTCCACGAAGCCGCGGGACTTGTCCACGCCGCGGGTGTTGCACCGGAAAGACTGATCGAAGTGGTTCAGGCAGCCGACCCCGACGGCGCCACGTTGTTCTCCTGGCTGCGCAATCAGATTGCCGCACAGCCGGATACCCGCGCGCTTGTCCCGCAAGTGCGCCGGTTGATGGACAAGGACCTCGCCGCCGCACAGGAACTGGCCGCCGATTGCGGTGTCGCCGTACCGCTGGTCGACGCAACCCGCGGTAACGGCGCTGAAACCCTGGACATCCCCATGAGGAGCACCGATGAGTGA
- a CDS encoding carboxymuconolactone decarboxylase family protein: MSETTELGLKTMDAVYGPGFAESLPDERTPTLEMTVDHLFGEVWSRPGLSIRDRRLLVLGATAALGRADLVEIQVRGALANDELSAGELREAVLQLQYYVGWGNGTQLNNGVEAALRAHAESNHEKPENHK; this comes from the coding sequence ATGAGTGAGACCACAGAACTCGGCTTGAAAACGATGGACGCCGTCTACGGACCCGGCTTCGCCGAGTCGCTTCCCGACGAGCGGACTCCGACGTTGGAAATGACCGTAGACCATCTGTTCGGCGAGGTGTGGAGCCGGCCAGGCCTGTCCATTCGGGACCGTCGACTGCTCGTTCTGGGCGCCACCGCGGCGCTGGGCCGGGCCGACCTGGTCGAGATCCAGGTGCGCGGTGCGCTGGCCAACGACGAGCTGTCCGCGGGCGAACTGCGCGAAGCCGTTCTGCAACTGCAGTACTACGTCGGCTGGGGCAACGGAACCCAGCTGAACAACGGTGTCGAGGCCGCGCTGCGGGCCCACGCCGAAAGCAATCACGAGAAGCCGGAGAACCACAAATGA
- a CDS encoding ferredoxin, producing the protein MHITIDETKCCGAGQCVLAAPDIFDQREDDGVVILLNADPPEDQYGPAREAAAVCPAALIEVHE; encoded by the coding sequence ATGCACATCACAATCGACGAAACGAAATGCTGCGGCGCGGGCCAGTGCGTGCTCGCCGCCCCAGACATCTTTGACCAGCGTGAAGATGACGGCGTGGTCATTCTGCTGAACGCTGATCCCCCCGAGGACCAGTACGGTCCGGCGCGGGAGGCAGCGGCGGTGTGTCCTGCGGCGCTGATCGAGGTACACGAATGA
- a CDS encoding acyl-CoA dehydrogenase family protein, with amino-acid sequence MLEQDLTDEDFEPYFAKAQEVSEFFREIGPKYDVENTFAYPSIDVFKKSGLGKLPVPKAFGGPGANILQVSKIVSELSRGDSAITLAYNMHYIMVGIAGNLMTDEQNKYWLGRVADGELMFGPFSEQRAGFSGLADMKAVPQAGGGWKIYGKKTWGTLCEAADIITTNATETDADGNLPETFEGRIAAEKLFIGDFKVDKNGVGDGIRIEKTWNALGMHATGTQTIVFDGYFVPEDGFVSPWRAGAFGVLEWASLMFASIYLGMQQRILEESVAVLSKKHLGATFGAIVAADTEVKSVGHIIDGIGDMASRVEMSRRVLYQTCQEQIEGKDKLWAPELRFPYLGLAKTFVADNVMHMSRHAMSLVGGSSFRKGTIFERLYRDSAASMFQPLNADQTRTYVGQFLLEQAAAK; translated from the coding sequence ATGTTGGAACAAGATCTGACCGACGAAGACTTCGAGCCCTACTTCGCCAAGGCGCAGGAGGTCTCTGAATTCTTCCGCGAGATCGGCCCGAAGTACGACGTGGAAAACACGTTCGCCTACCCGTCGATCGATGTCTTCAAAAAATCCGGGTTGGGCAAGCTACCCGTGCCGAAGGCATTTGGCGGGCCCGGTGCCAACATCCTTCAGGTATCGAAGATCGTCTCGGAGCTGTCACGGGGTGACTCGGCGATCACGCTCGCTTACAACATGCACTACATAATGGTCGGCATTGCCGGAAACCTGATGACTGATGAGCAGAACAAGTACTGGTTGGGCCGCGTCGCCGACGGCGAGCTGATGTTCGGGCCGTTCTCCGAGCAGCGCGCCGGCTTCTCCGGTCTGGCCGACATGAAGGCCGTACCGCAGGCCGGTGGCGGCTGGAAGATCTACGGCAAGAAGACCTGGGGCACGTTATGTGAGGCCGCAGACATCATCACCACCAATGCCACCGAAACCGATGCCGACGGCAACCTCCCAGAGACTTTCGAAGGCCGGATCGCCGCCGAGAAACTGTTCATCGGCGACTTCAAGGTCGACAAGAACGGTGTCGGCGACGGAATCCGGATTGAGAAGACCTGGAACGCACTCGGTATGCACGCCACCGGAACCCAGACCATCGTGTTCGACGGATACTTCGTGCCCGAGGACGGTTTCGTCTCGCCTTGGCGTGCCGGCGCTTTCGGTGTACTCGAGTGGGCGTCTCTGATGTTCGCCAGCATCTATCTCGGTATGCAGCAACGGATTCTGGAAGAGTCGGTGGCTGTCCTGTCGAAGAAGCACCTCGGCGCCACTTTCGGGGCCATCGTCGCCGCCGACACTGAGGTCAAGAGCGTCGGACACATCATCGACGGTATCGGCGACATGGCCTCCCGGGTCGAGATGTCGCGTCGCGTTCTCTACCAGACCTGCCAGGAGCAGATCGAAGGCAAGGACAAACTCTGGGCGCCGGAGCTGCGATTCCCCTACCTCGGCCTGGCCAAGACGTTCGTCGCCGACAACGTCATGCATATGTCGCGGCATGCCATGAGCCTCGTCGGCGGCTCGTCCTTCCGAAAAGGCACCATCTTCGAGCGGCTCTACCGCGATTCGGCGGCATCGATGTTCCAGCCGCTCAATGCTGACCAGACTCGCACCTACGTCGGCCAGTTTCTACTCGAGCAGGCTGCGGCCAAGTAA
- a CDS encoding SDR family oxidoreductase produces the protein MSLSGKTMFISGASRGIGLAIAKKAAADGANIALVAKTAEPHPKLEGTIYTAAKEIEEAGGQALPIVGDVRDGDSVSAAVAKAVEQFGGIDLCVNNASAINLGSIEEVPLKRFDLMNGIQIRGTYAVSQACIPHMKGRENPHILTLSPPIRLESEWLKPTAYMMAKFGMTLCALGIAEEMREAGIASNTLWPRTLVATAAVQNLLGGDEAIGRARKPSVYADAAYTIFNKPAREYTGQSLLCEDVLLDNGVTDLSVYDCVPGSDLGVDLWVDTPNPPGYTAP, from the coding sequence ATGTCGCTGTCTGGGAAGACCATGTTCATCTCCGGCGCCAGCCGGGGTATCGGCCTGGCCATCGCCAAGAAGGCCGCCGCCGACGGCGCCAACATCGCGTTGGTCGCCAAGACCGCCGAACCGCATCCCAAGCTCGAGGGCACGATCTACACGGCCGCCAAGGAGATCGAGGAGGCCGGCGGGCAGGCCCTGCCGATCGTCGGTGACGTCCGCGACGGTGACTCGGTTTCCGCCGCGGTGGCCAAGGCCGTCGAGCAGTTCGGCGGCATCGACCTGTGCGTCAACAACGCCTCGGCCATCAACCTCGGCTCGATCGAGGAAGTTCCGCTCAAGCGCTTCGACCTGATGAACGGGATCCAGATCCGCGGCACCTATGCCGTGTCTCAGGCCTGCATCCCGCACATGAAGGGCCGCGAGAACCCGCACATCCTCACCCTGTCCCCGCCGATCCGGCTGGAGTCCGAGTGGCTCAAGCCGACCGCCTACATGATGGCAAAGTTCGGAATGACGTTGTGCGCGTTGGGTATCGCCGAAGAGATGCGGGAGGCAGGCATCGCTTCGAACACACTGTGGCCGCGCACCCTGGTGGCCACCGCAGCGGTGCAGAACCTGCTCGGCGGCGACGAGGCGATCGGCCGGGCCCGCAAGCCTTCGGTGTATGCCGATGCGGCGTACACGATCTTCAACAAGCCCGCGCGGGAGTACACCGGGCAGAGCCTCCTGTGCGAGGACGTGCTACTCGACAACGGCGTGACCGATCTGTCGGTGTACGACTGCGTGCCCGGGTCCGACCTCGGCGTGGACCTGTGGGTGGACACCCCCAACCCGCCCGGATACACCGCCCCGTAG
- a CDS encoding AMP-binding protein, whose amino-acid sequence MSNDGVWGVLPDVLDRACAYYGERTAILDAASGASVTYRELGQWRNRIANALIGAGVQKGDRIGLLMPNCLEFIPIQQAVWAAGAVLVQMPTRAAADGFKSNLEQTDATTLLYHAKFEDAVAAIRGQLPKLQTLIRVGTVEGAAKVDALDFATLVAAQSSQRPQVDIAEHDEAYVLFTSGSTGEPKGVVNSHFTWSHYSISAGLEIADIRFGEVFAHGAPLTHFTQIFVMPTFIRGGTNVMLPGLEPESLLAHIERYRVTAAALVPTIIYLLLDHPRRSEFDLTSLQTVVYAGSPITPERLRQALEVFGPIFIQTYAGTEPGYIACLRKHEHVKRDGESVGQWTARLGGAGRPMFQVSVTIQDDNDAILPVGEVGEICSRQLGQMLGYLDPARNAETLRGGWVHTGDVGYLDTDGYLYLVDRKKDMVVSGGFNVFPRQVEDVLATHAAVAQAAVIGVPDEKWGEAVMAVVVARTGEITGPALESELIKHVKAALGSIPAPKTILFADSLPLNPAGKVDKKAIRKPYWRNKSRQVG is encoded by the coding sequence GTGTCCAACGATGGTGTGTGGGGCGTGCTGCCCGACGTCCTGGATCGCGCGTGCGCTTACTACGGTGAGCGCACCGCGATTCTGGATGCCGCGTCCGGCGCGAGTGTTACCTATCGCGAGCTGGGCCAGTGGCGCAACAGGATCGCCAATGCCCTGATCGGTGCCGGGGTTCAGAAGGGCGATCGAATCGGGCTGCTGATGCCCAACTGCCTGGAGTTCATCCCGATTCAGCAGGCCGTGTGGGCGGCTGGGGCGGTGCTGGTGCAGATGCCGACCCGGGCTGCGGCCGACGGATTCAAGTCCAATCTGGAACAGACCGACGCGACGACGTTGCTGTATCACGCGAAGTTCGAAGACGCCGTCGCCGCGATCCGGGGCCAGTTGCCGAAGCTACAGACCCTGATCCGGGTGGGCACCGTCGAAGGTGCCGCCAAGGTTGACGCACTGGACTTTGCGACTCTGGTGGCTGCACAGAGCTCACAGCGACCACAGGTCGATATCGCTGAGCACGACGAAGCCTACGTGCTGTTCACCTCGGGCAGCACCGGCGAACCCAAGGGCGTGGTCAATTCTCACTTCACCTGGAGTCACTACAGCATTTCGGCCGGGCTGGAGATCGCCGATATCCGGTTCGGCGAAGTGTTCGCCCACGGCGCACCGCTGACGCATTTCACGCAGATCTTTGTGATGCCGACCTTCATCCGAGGTGGCACCAACGTAATGCTTCCCGGGCTGGAGCCAGAGTCGCTGCTGGCCCATATCGAGCGGTACCGCGTCACCGCAGCCGCACTAGTGCCCACCATCATCTACCTGCTGCTCGATCACCCTCGCCGAAGCGAATTCGACCTCACTTCGCTGCAGACCGTGGTCTATGCGGGGTCTCCCATCACCCCGGAGCGGTTGCGCCAGGCGCTGGAGGTCTTCGGACCGATCTTCATCCAGACCTACGCAGGCACCGAACCCGGCTACATCGCGTGCCTGCGCAAACACGAACACGTCAAGCGTGACGGCGAATCGGTCGGTCAATGGACGGCTCGCCTCGGTGGTGCGGGCCGGCCGATGTTTCAGGTCAGTGTCACGATTCAGGACGACAACGATGCGATATTGCCGGTCGGCGAGGTGGGCGAGATCTGTTCACGCCAGCTGGGACAAATGTTGGGCTACCTCGATCCGGCACGCAACGCCGAAACACTGCGGGGCGGGTGGGTGCACACCGGAGACGTGGGCTACCTCGACACCGACGGCTACCTCTACCTCGTCGACCGCAAGAAGGACATGGTGGTCAGCGGCGGGTTCAATGTGTTCCCACGTCAGGTCGAGGACGTTCTGGCCACCCATGCCGCGGTAGCTCAGGCGGCGGTGATCGGTGTGCCCGACGAGAAGTGGGGTGAGGCGGTGATGGCCGTGGTGGTCGCCCGCACCGGTGAGATCACGGGGCCGGCATTGGAATCCGAACTCATCAAGCATGTCAAGGCCGCGCTGGGAAGCATCCCCGCTCCCAAGACCATCCTTTTTGCCGACAGTCTCCCGCTGAATCCGGCGGGCAAGGTCGACAAGAAGGCCATTCGTAAACCCTACTGGCGCAACAAGTCTCGCCAGGTCGGCTAA
- a CDS encoding nuclear transport factor 2 family protein, whose amino-acid sequence MSHTFAVKWLKAFRTSAEAVVALYADDFLFEDPILGQRITSKEELLRVFAPYANKDTENGIGINNFRIDEVVGDKNAAIYRWTWHAPTAAAFVGVPTGGKIPGARGITFHIYDTDGRITREASFWDVSTAVRDLGLPVDPTAVAKAPALV is encoded by the coding sequence ATGAGTCATACATTCGCGGTCAAATGGTTGAAAGCGTTCCGCACCAGCGCAGAAGCCGTGGTCGCCCTATACGCCGACGACTTCCTGTTCGAAGACCCGATTCTCGGCCAGAGAATCACCTCCAAAGAGGAACTGTTGCGGGTGTTCGCCCCCTACGCCAACAAAGACACCGAAAACGGCATCGGTATCAACAACTTCCGCATCGACGAGGTGGTCGGAGACAAGAACGCCGCGATCTACCGCTGGACCTGGCACGCCCCCACGGCAGCGGCGTTCGTCGGGGTCCCGACCGGCGGAAAGATCCCGGGTGCCCGCGGCATCACCTTCCACATCTACGACACAGACGGCCGTATCACGCGGGAAGCAAGCTTCTGGGACGTCTCGACCGCCGTTCGCGATCTCGGTCTGCCCGTCGACCCCACCGCCGTGGCCAAAGCCCCGGCTCTGGTCTGA
- a CDS encoding aldehyde dehydrogenase family protein yields MSEHYPMYIDGKWVDTDEVYEICSPATEELVATVAKGTPELVDTAVNAAKGAFADGTWRRTPPAQRAAIINTVAERLGARAEELAALQSRENGATIRITSALHVGLSVAQMQYLAGIAQNYEWETPGPAIAPIAADGVVVREPLGVVAAIVPWNIPMLTTVWKIAPALVAGNSVVLKPDEHAPLLALELAREFDAVGLPPGVFNVVTGDGEPVGAHLSGHPDVRKVAFTGSTAVGKSILRQSADSVRRVTLELGGKGANIILDDADIDMAVDGALFACMANNGEACEAGTRLLIPASRRDEIVDKLLTRAATLRVGDPLDPTTHVGPIISPTQRDRILDYFRIASEEGATAAIGGKAPSGAGFDKGYWIEPTIFLDVTNDMRIAREEVFGPVLVVMTYDTDEQALAIANDTNYGLSAGVWGSDERAASLARRLEAGMVWVNNWHIIHPAYPFGGYKESGLGREGGPNAIDEYVEEKFIALDRSGGIENKAFAIVIDPAEN; encoded by the coding sequence ATGTCCGAGCACTACCCGATGTACATCGACGGCAAGTGGGTCGACACCGACGAGGTGTATGAGATCTGCAGCCCGGCAACAGAAGAACTGGTCGCCACTGTCGCCAAAGGCACCCCTGAGCTGGTCGACACCGCGGTGAACGCTGCCAAGGGAGCCTTCGCCGACGGGACGTGGCGCCGGACCCCCCCGGCGCAGCGGGCGGCGATCATCAACACCGTCGCCGAAAGGCTGGGCGCTCGCGCCGAGGAACTCGCAGCCCTGCAGAGCCGCGAGAACGGGGCCACAATCCGCATCACCAGTGCACTACACGTCGGGTTGTCGGTTGCCCAGATGCAGTATCTGGCGGGGATCGCGCAGAACTACGAGTGGGAGACGCCCGGGCCGGCGATTGCACCGATTGCCGCCGACGGTGTTGTGGTGCGCGAGCCGCTCGGTGTGGTCGCTGCCATCGTGCCGTGGAACATACCGATGCTGACCACGGTGTGGAAGATCGCGCCGGCCTTGGTCGCCGGTAACTCGGTGGTGCTCAAGCCCGATGAGCACGCACCGTTGCTGGCACTGGAGCTGGCCCGCGAGTTCGACGCTGTGGGTTTGCCGCCCGGTGTATTCAACGTCGTCACCGGGGACGGCGAGCCGGTGGGCGCCCACCTTTCTGGACACCCCGATGTGCGCAAGGTGGCGTTCACCGGCTCGACGGCGGTGGGCAAGAGCATCTTGCGCCAGTCGGCGGACTCAGTGCGAAGGGTTACCCTCGAACTGGGCGGTAAGGGCGCCAACATCATCCTGGATGACGCCGACATCGACATGGCCGTCGACGGGGCCCTGTTCGCATGCATGGCCAACAACGGCGAGGCGTGTGAGGCGGGCACCCGCTTGCTCATCCCGGCGTCACGACGCGATGAGATCGTGGACAAGCTGCTGACGCGGGCAGCGACATTGCGCGTCGGTGACCCATTGGACCCGACGACCCACGTCGGGCCGATCATCTCCCCGACCCAACGCGACCGAATCCTGGACTACTTCCGGATCGCGTCCGAAGAGGGCGCCACCGCCGCCATCGGCGGCAAGGCACCCTCGGGAGCGGGCTTCGACAAGGGCTACTGGATCGAACCCACCATCTTCCTCGACGTGACCAACGACATGAGAATCGCCCGGGAAGAGGTGTTCGGTCCGGTACTGGTCGTGATGACCTACGACACCGACGAGCAAGCCCTCGCGATAGCCAACGACACCAATTATGGCCTGTCGGCCGGTGTTTGGGGCAGCGACGAACGAGCCGCCAGCCTGGCTCGCCGGCTCGAGGCAGGCATGGTGTGGGTGAACAACTGGCACATCATCCACCCCGCCTATCCCTTCGGTGGATACAAGGAGAGCGGTTTGGGCCGTGAAGGAGGCCCGAACGCGATCGACGAATACGTCGAGGAGAAGTTCATCGCACTCGATCGTTCCGGCGGAATCGAGAACAAAGCGTTCGCCATCGTGATCGATCCCGCAGAGAACTGA
- a CDS encoding cytochrome P450, which produces MTIELDVPAMPVERQRLLDPPMAYYHLREEQPITRIRFPSGRIGWLVTRFEEGSQVFSDPRMSSARPRHDVPPEEGVDPNSNDTSEAVDPTFVFMDEPDHSAYRRLLSGRFTPKAVQTRLQPYIDQIVTEHLDTIEALGSDGEPVDLIEHLALPIPCLVICELLGVPYADRDKFHHATEAMMDTSRTRAERAEGGLWLRDYITTLVAEKRADPASEGLLADLIRSSQEEGSILTDNDLVSIGVLLLFAGHDTTMAMIGLSTLTLLTHPEARQNLVEHPDKVGPAVEELLRYLTIVQFGLGRTAKEDLEIGGQQIAKGDLVVVAMPAANRDPRVFDNPDEPDFDRKITRHLAFGYGVHQCLGQNVARAELKTILPQLFTRFPELRLATPLDQVEMDTYGTNYGVRKLLATW; this is translated from the coding sequence ATGACCATCGAACTCGACGTTCCCGCCATGCCCGTCGAACGGCAACGACTGCTCGACCCGCCAATGGCCTACTACCACCTGCGCGAAGAGCAACCCATCACCCGCATCCGGTTCCCCAGCGGCCGAATCGGTTGGCTGGTCACGCGATTCGAGGAAGGCAGCCAGGTCTTCTCCGATCCTCGAATGAGCTCCGCGCGACCCCGCCACGACGTTCCGCCTGAGGAAGGCGTCGATCCCAACTCCAACGACACATCCGAAGCGGTCGATCCGACTTTCGTGTTCATGGACGAGCCCGACCACAGCGCCTACCGCCGGCTGCTCTCAGGGCGGTTCACCCCGAAAGCGGTCCAAACTCGGTTGCAGCCCTACATCGACCAGATCGTGACCGAGCATCTCGACACCATTGAGGCGCTCGGGTCCGACGGCGAACCGGTCGACCTCATTGAACATCTGGCTCTGCCCATCCCGTGCCTCGTCATCTGCGAGCTACTGGGTGTCCCCTACGCCGACCGGGATAAATTCCACCATGCCACCGAGGCCATGATGGACACCAGCCGCACTCGCGCTGAACGTGCCGAAGGCGGCCTCTGGCTGCGTGATTACATCACCACGTTGGTCGCCGAGAAGCGAGCCGATCCTGCCTCAGAAGGGCTGCTGGCCGATCTCATTCGCAGCAGCCAGGAGGAAGGCTCGATCCTGACCGACAACGATCTGGTGTCCATCGGTGTCCTACTGCTGTTCGCCGGTCACGACACCACCATGGCGATGATCGGCCTGTCCACCCTGACATTGCTCACGCACCCGGAGGCGCGTCAGAACCTGGTGGAACATCCCGACAAAGTGGGCCCCGCCGTCGAGGAACTGCTGCGCTACCTGACCATCGTCCAATTCGGCCTCGGCCGGACCGCGAAGGAGGATCTCGAAATCGGTGGTCAGCAGATCGCCAAGGGAGACCTGGTGGTGGTGGCGATGCCTGCGGCCAACCGGGACCCGCGAGTATTCGACAATCCCGATGAACCCGACTTTGACCGGAAGATCACCCGGCACCTGGCCTTCGGCTACGGCGTGCACCAGTGCTTGGGGCAAAATGTCGCCCGCGCCGAGTTGAAAACCATTCTGCCTCAGTTGTTCACGCGGTTCCCGGAGTTGCGCCTTGCGACGCCGCTCGATCAGGTCGAGATGGATACCTATGGGACGAACTACGGAGTGCGCAAACTTCTCGCCACCTGGTGA
- a CDS encoding NAD(P)/FAD-dependent oxidoreductase, translating into MTPAPSVLIVGASAAGLSVADNLRRGNFAGRLTMIGEEHHLPYDRPPLSKEVLSGLWPDSKTQLRDRSTFSELDIDLRLGTVAERVDSAARIVTCSDGTQITYDDLVIATGVRPRPLPGTEGLQGVHMLRTLDDAQRLRSALDGRPRLVIVGAGFLGAEVASVARTAGADVTLISDIESPLSDVIGTELGGLLLRAHTDHGVHLKTGVKVAAVTHHDNRVTGVELADGSTLPADAVLVAIGSVPNTEWLAGSGIPIGNGVICDEFCRAQPGVWAAGDVASWHHVELDERLRLEHRTNAAEQGIAVARNILAADSPTPFTPVPYIWSDQYDLKLQIYGQTRGADAFAVIDGDLADRKFVAVYGKDGHVRGAVGAGMIRPLRAARALVAARAPWSTIEQGASV; encoded by the coding sequence ATGACACCAGCACCATCCGTGCTGATCGTCGGCGCCTCGGCGGCCGGGTTATCGGTTGCTGATAATTTGCGGAGAGGCAACTTTGCCGGTCGACTGACGATGATCGGCGAGGAGCACCACCTGCCCTACGACCGTCCCCCTCTGTCCAAAGAAGTGCTGTCGGGGCTTTGGCCGGACAGCAAGACTCAACTCCGGGATCGGAGCACGTTCTCCGAACTCGACATCGACCTGCGCCTTGGGACGGTCGCTGAACGCGTCGACAGCGCCGCTCGCATCGTCACCTGTTCCGACGGTACCCAGATCACCTACGACGACCTGGTGATCGCTACCGGGGTCCGCCCCCGGCCACTGCCCGGCACCGAGGGTCTCCAGGGAGTGCATATGCTGCGCACCCTCGACGATGCCCAACGGCTGCGCTCAGCCCTCGATGGGCGTCCCCGCTTGGTGATCGTCGGCGCAGGATTCTTGGGCGCAGAGGTGGCTTCAGTGGCACGCACCGCCGGGGCCGACGTGACACTGATTTCCGATATCGAGTCACCTCTGTCCGACGTGATTGGCACCGAACTCGGCGGGCTGTTGCTGCGCGCGCATACCGACCACGGCGTGCACCTCAAGACCGGCGTGAAAGTAGCTGCCGTCACGCACCACGACAACCGGGTCACGGGAGTCGAACTGGCCGACGGCTCGACGCTGCCTGCCGACGCGGTCCTGGTTGCGATCGGATCAGTCCCCAACACCGAATGGCTTGCCGGCAGCGGTATCCCGATTGGCAACGGGGTGATCTGTGACGAATTCTGCCGTGCGCAACCCGGAGTGTGGGCCGCCGGCGATGTCGCCTCCTGGCACCACGTTGAGCTCGACGAGCGCCTCAGGCTGGAGCATCGCACCAACGCCGCCGAGCAGGGTATCGCGGTGGCACGCAACATCCTTGCCGCCGACAGCCCTACTCCCTTCACACCCGTCCCCTACATCTGGTCAGACCAATACGACCTGAAACTGCAGATCTACGGACAGACCCGTGGGGCAGACGCGTTCGCCGTCATCGACGGCGATCTGGCCGACCGCAAATTTGTCGCGGTCTACGGCAAGGACGGACATGTCCGTGGGGCCGTCGGCGCCGGGATGATCCGCCCACTACGGGCGGCGCGCGCCCTCGTCGCCGCCCGCGCACCCTGGTCCACCATCGAACAAGGAGCATCAGTATGA